The stretch of DNA CGCCCGTTCTCGCCCTCGTGCGCGGAGACCACAATCTCCACGAGCGCAAGCTCGCGCGGGCCCTGGGCGCCGAGCCGCGCCCGGCGCGCCCGGAAGAGGTGCGACAGCACCTGGGCGTCTCCGTAGGCTCGGTCGGTCCCGTCGGCCTCAAGGGCGGGGGCGTGCGTGTCCTCGCCGACGAGTCACTCAAGACCGGGCGATATGTCGTGGGGGCCAACCGTGACGGGTTCCATCTCGTCGGGGTGAGAGCCGGCAAGGACTTCGGCTGCGACTGGGCCGATCTCCAGGTGGCCCTGCCCGGCGAGGGCTGTCCCCGATGTGGCAAGCCCCTGCAGGTCGAGCGGGTCATCGAGGTGGGCAATATCTTCAAGCTCGGGACCAAGTACTCGATGGGCCTCAATGCCATGTACCTGGACGAGGCGGGGCAGCAAAAGCCCATCGTCATGGGCTCCTATGGCATAGGTCCCGCACGCATCGCCGCGGCTGCCGTCGAGCAGCGTCACGATGCGGACGGAATCATCTGGCCCTGGGCCATCGCGCCCTTCCACGTCCATCTCATCCCGGTCGCCGTGAAGGACGCCTCGCAGATGGCGGCGGCCGAGGATATCGAGCGGACCCTGGTCGAGGCGGGCTTCGACGTCCTCATGGACGATCGTGACGAGCGGGCGGGGGTCAAGTTCAAGGACGCGGACCTCCTGGGCATCCCGATCCGCGTGACGGTGGGCAATGCGTTCGTCAAGGAAGGGGTCGTGGAGGTCCGAGACCGCGCGACACGAGTGGACCAGAGGGTGGCCAAGGCACAGGTGGTCGAGGCGGCCCGGGTCGTAGAGGCCGTGCAGGCCATGGGGTGAGGCCCCGTCCTTGCGGGTGACCGCTACATGTGCTAAAGTTTTGACAAAAGTGGGCGCCGCCCACTTTTTTGTTCTGTATAGATGCGGCGAGAGCTGAAGAGGTCGTTCGAGCCGAGGCATGGCCCGCTCTTCGAGATGAGCGGCAGAGCCGCGAGGCGAGGGCTGGGTCGATCCCGCAGGCGACGAGCATGAGGAGGCGAGGGCTGAAGAGTGGCGGCTATGGGCCTGTTGGCCGGTGACGGGGAGGCGCTCTTGGCCAAGGTCGAAGCTGTCCTGTCTCCGGTCCTGGAGGCGCATGGGCTCGAGCTGGTGGACACGCAGTGGCGCCGCGAGGGGCGGCGCTGGGCGCTGCGCTTCTTCGTGGACAAGCGGGGCGGGGCGGGCATCGCCGATTGTCAGCGCTTCAGTCACGAAGCGGGCGATGTGCTGGACGTGTCGGGTCTTTTGACAGAGTCGTATGACCTCGAAGTGTCCTCACCCGGGCTCGACCGTGAGCTCCGGAAGGACAGGGAGTTTGTCTGGGCGGTCGGGAAGGACGTGCGGTGCTGGGTGCGCGAGCCGGTGACGGGTCGGCTCGAATTCGCGGGGCGTCTCGAGGCGGCGTCGACGGAGCGGCTAGTCATCCAGGCTCCCGACGGCGGACGCGACGAGGTGCCGCGGGCGCTCCTGACCAAGGCGCGCCTGGACCCGCCATTCAGACGGAAGTGAGCGGACGCAGCCATGATGAACAAAGAGCTCATCTACGTGATCGGCCAGATGGCGACGGAGAAGGGGATAGACAAAGAAGTCCTCTTCGAGGCGCTGGAGTCTGCCCTCCTGTCGGCCTCCAAGAAGACCATGGGGGTGGCCGACAATGCGCGCATGGAGCTGGATCGGCACACGGGGGCTCTCAGGGTCTTCGCGCGCAAGAAGGTCGTGGAGAGCGTCACCGACGCCAAGCTCGAGATCGCGCTCAGCGAGGCGCGCAAGCTGAACGCCGAGGCGGAGCTCGAGGACGAGATCGAGATCGAGCTGCCCCCGCAGGAGTTCGGCCGCATCGCCGCCCAGACGGCCAAGCAGGTCATCCTGCAGCGGGTCCGCGACGCCGAGCGTGATGCCGTCTACTCCGACTTCATCGACAAGCAAGGCAAGATCATCCGCGGCACCGTCCACCGCATCGAGAAGCGCAACGTGATCGTGGACCTGGGCAAGGCGGAGGCCGTCATCACCGAGCGCGAGCAGATTCCCGGCGAGCGCTACAACCCCAATGACCGGGTGCGCGCCTATGTGCAGGAGGTCAAGAAGACGGCCAAAGGGCCGCAGATCCTCCTCTCGCGCGCGGACGCCGGCTTTCTCGTGCGGCTCTTCGAGGCCGAGATT from Candidatus Methylomirabilota bacterium encodes:
- the rimP gene encoding ribosome maturation factor RimP; protein product: MGLLAGDGEALLAKVEAVLSPVLEAHGLELVDTQWRREGRRWALRFFVDKRGGAGIADCQRFSHEAGDVLDVSGLLTESYDLEVSSPGLDRELRKDREFVWAVGKDVRCWVREPVTGRLEFAGRLEAASTERLVIQAPDGGRDEVPRALLTKARLDPPFRRK